One genomic region from Microcystis panniformis FACHB-1757 encodes:
- a CDS encoding glycosyltransferase family 4 protein, with amino-acid sequence MKFLFLHSNFPAQFRHLITVLAQKPGNQVIFGTTRQEGEIAGVKKFIYKESRAVSPQTHHYVRPLESAVLQGQAVYAVCQQLKNQGFYPDIVYAHSGWGPGLFIKDIFPKTKFLAYFEWFYHAHGSDADFDPEDPLNADAEARIRIKNAPILIDLVSCDRGLSPTIWQKQQFPSEFHSKLTVLHDGIDTDYFCPRPDVQLVIPEIGLDLSGVKEIVTYATRGMEPYRGFPQFMTAVSLILARRPNCHVVIVGEDRVAYGKTLPDGKTYKELMLESLSLDLSRVHFTGSLPYGQYKQVLQASAAHIYLTRPFVLSWSMLEAMAMGCVVIGSDTPPVRELITDGENGLLVDFFSPQQIADRVDEVLNYPQRWQNLRLNARETIKQRYDLKQCLQDHLDWLLS; translated from the coding sequence ATGAAATTTTTATTCCTTCATTCCAATTTTCCCGCCCAATTTCGCCATTTAATCACGGTTTTAGCTCAAAAACCTGGAAATCAAGTGATTTTCGGCACTACCCGGCAAGAGGGAGAGATAGCGGGGGTAAAAAAATTTATTTACAAGGAAAGTCGCGCTGTTTCTCCCCAAACCCATCATTATGTCCGTCCCCTTGAAAGTGCGGTTTTACAAGGTCAAGCGGTTTATGCTGTTTGCCAACAACTGAAAAATCAAGGATTTTATCCCGATATTGTCTATGCACATTCTGGCTGGGGGCCGGGTCTATTTATCAAGGATATTTTCCCGAAAACTAAGTTTTTAGCCTATTTTGAATGGTTTTATCATGCCCATGGTTCCGATGCTGATTTTGATCCAGAGGATCCCCTCAATGCTGATGCCGAGGCCCGGATTAGAATTAAAAATGCGCCAATCCTGATCGATCTGGTCAGTTGCGATCGAGGTTTATCGCCGACTATCTGGCAAAAACAACAATTTCCCAGCGAATTTCACTCGAAACTGACAGTTTTACACGATGGCATCGATACGGACTATTTTTGTCCCCGTCCCGATGTGCAGTTAGTGATTCCAGAGATAGGTTTAGATTTATCCGGTGTTAAGGAGATTGTCACCTATGCAACCCGGGGAATGGAACCCTATCGCGGTTTTCCCCAATTTATGACGGCTGTTTCCCTAATTTTAGCCCGTCGGCCTAACTGTCATGTGGTGATTGTCGGTGAGGATCGGGTCGCTTATGGGAAAACTCTACCGGACGGCAAAACCTATAAAGAATTGATGTTAGAAAGCCTTTCTTTGGATTTATCCCGGGTGCATTTTACCGGTTCTCTACCTTACGGTCAATATAAGCAGGTTTTACAGGCATCGGCAGCCCATATCTATCTTACCCGTCCTTTTGTGCTGTCCTGGTCAATGTTAGAGGCCATGGCCATGGGTTGCGTGGTGATTGGTTCCGATACTCCCCCCGTGCGAGAATTAATTACTGATGGGGAAAATGGTTTATTAGTGGATTTCTTTTCTCCCCAACAAATAGCCGATCGCGTGGATGAAGTGTTAAATTATCCCCAGCGTTGGCAAAATCTGCGTTTAAATGCGAGGGAAACTATCAAGCAACGCTACGACCTCAAGCAATGTTTACAGGATCATCTAGATTGGTTATTGAGTTGA
- a CDS encoding NAD-dependent epimerase/dehydratase family protein, producing the protein MKKIFLTGVSGCIGHYIAEILLENPDYELYFLVRNPEKLKFAYQGRSNVHILLGDMENIGVYAELLKTMNIAVLIATSWGGEEESYQINVVKTLELISYLDAQICEKVLYFSTASILNQNNQPLPEAGEIGTNYIRTKYICYSKFTDLEIADKIITLYPTFVLGGDENKPYSHIYGGLPDVLKYIGLVRWFQADGSFHFIHAKDIAQVVNYLIENTAPESKIVLGNQRTTANQAVEEICAYLNKKIYFRIPLSLTIANFFIKVFNLQMEAWDRFAMNYRHFTHIKTYTPADFGLKNYCSTLDDVLTLRGIPRKKP; encoded by the coding sequence ATGAAAAAAATATTTCTAACGGGTGTGAGTGGCTGTATTGGGCATTATATCGCTGAGATTTTACTGGAAAATCCCGACTATGAATTATATTTTTTAGTGCGTAATCCAGAGAAGTTAAAATTTGCTTACCAAGGGCGATCAAATGTTCATATACTTTTAGGAGATATGGAAAATATTGGGGTATATGCGGAGCTTTTAAAAACAATGAATATAGCGGTTTTAATCGCTACCAGTTGGGGAGGAGAGGAGGAAAGTTATCAGATTAATGTGGTAAAAACCCTAGAATTAATTAGTTATTTAGATGCTCAAATCTGCGAGAAAGTCCTCTACTTTTCTACCGCCAGCATTCTCAATCAAAATAATCAACCTTTGCCCGAAGCTGGGGAGATAGGAACTAATTATATCCGCACTAAATATATTTGTTATAGTAAATTTACTGACCTAGAAATCGCCGATAAAATTATCACTTTGTACCCCACTTTTGTCTTAGGTGGTGACGAAAATAAACCCTATTCTCATATCTATGGGGGTTTACCGGATGTGTTGAAATATATCGGTTTAGTGCGTTGGTTTCAAGCTGATGGCAGTTTTCATTTTATCCATGCCAAAGATATAGCTCAAGTGGTGAATTATTTAATCGAAAATACCGCACCAGAAAGCAAAATTGTTCTAGGCAATCAACGCACAACAGCTAACCAAGCAGTGGAGGAAATCTGCGCTTATTTAAACAAAAAAATCTATTTTCGGATTCCTTTATCTTTAACCATTGCTAACTTTTTTATCAAAGTTTTTAACTTGCAGATGGAAGCATGGGACCGTTTTGCGATGAATTATCGCCACTTCACCCACATTAAAACCTATACTCCTGCTGATTTTGGTTTAAAAAACTATTGTTCCACCCTCGATGATGTTTTAACCTTGCGAGGAATTCCCCGAAAAAAACCCTAA
- the aroC gene encoding chorismate synthase, whose translation MGNTFGRLFRVSTFGESHGGGVGVVIDGCPPRLEISEEEIQIDLDRRKPGQSRIVTPRRENDLCEIISGVFEGKTLGTPIAILVRNQDARSQDYNEMAEKFRPSHADATYEAKYGIRNWKGGGRSSARETIGRVAAGAIAKKILKSVYNVEIIGYVKRIKDIEAIIDPNTVTLDEVESNIVRCPNGETAAQMIALIDQIRLNKDSIGGVVECVARNVPKGLGEPVFDKLEADLAKGMMSLPASKGFEIGSGFAGTFLTGSEHNDEYFIDDNGEIRTTSNRSGGIQGGISNGENIIIRTAFKPTATIGKEQKTVTRTGEETTLAAKGRHDPCVLPRAVPMVEAMMALVLCDHLLRFQGQCTISDRFF comes from the coding sequence ATGGGTAACACTTTCGGACGACTATTTCGGGTTTCCACTTTTGGAGAATCTCACGGGGGTGGGGTAGGAGTGGTTATCGATGGTTGTCCTCCGCGCTTAGAAATTTCCGAAGAGGAGATTCAAATCGATTTAGACCGTCGCAAACCGGGACAAAGCAGAATCGTGACCCCGCGTCGGGAAAATGACCTTTGTGAGATAATTTCGGGCGTTTTTGAAGGCAAAACCCTCGGTACACCGATCGCTATTTTAGTGCGGAATCAGGATGCTCGTTCGCAAGATTACAACGAAATGGCCGAGAAATTCCGACCTTCCCATGCGGATGCCACCTACGAAGCAAAATACGGCATTCGCAACTGGAAAGGAGGAGGCAGATCTTCGGCCCGGGAAACCATCGGCCGGGTGGCCGCAGGAGCGATCGCTAAAAAAATCCTTAAATCTGTCTATAATGTCGAGATTATCGGTTATGTGAAGCGAATTAAAGATATTGAGGCAATCATCGACCCCAACACCGTCACCCTCGACGAGGTGGAAAGTAATATAGTGCGTTGTCCCAACGGGGAAACGGCCGCCCAAATGATCGCCCTGATCGACCAAATTCGCCTGAATAAAGACTCGATCGGCGGTGTGGTGGAATGTGTAGCCAGAAATGTGCCGAAAGGTCTAGGAGAACCCGTTTTTGATAAGCTAGAAGCCGATTTAGCTAAGGGGATGATGTCCTTACCCGCGAGTAAGGGATTTGAAATCGGATCGGGATTCGCGGGAACCTTCTTAACCGGCAGCGAACACAATGACGAGTATTTTATCGATGATAACGGGGAAATTCGCACCACGAGCAATCGTTCGGGAGGCATCCAAGGAGGAATCAGTAACGGTGAAAATATTATTATCCGCACCGCTTTTAAACCCACCGCGACTATCGGTAAAGAACAAAAAACCGTGACGCGCACCGGGGAAGAAACCACCCTAGCAGCCAAAGGAAGACACGATCCTTGTGTTTTACCCCGGGCCGTCCCGATGGTGGAAGCGATGATGGCTTTGGTATTATGCGATCATCTGCTCCGTTTTCAGGGACAATGTACGATTAGCGATCGCTTTTTCTAA
- a CDS encoding Uma2 family endonuclease yields MITTLIEREAEPILISDLTWREFKAVEQLIDRPGLRLSFLDGVLEIRKMPGKKHETIKKRIASLVEIYLEFLGLDFTPTGSVTLENEFEKVKREGDKSYELGANRKHPDLVIEVVVSSGGINKLEAYKRLQIPEVWFWMNDELLFYSLGNEGYEAVSKSQLLPSLDVGLLMRCINTENHAQALREFRAGIKIIEST; encoded by the coding sequence ATGATAACTACACTAATCGAACGAGAAGCAGAACCAATTTTAATTAGTGACTTAACCTGGAGAGAATTTAAAGCTGTTGAACAGCTAATCGATCGCCCAGGGTTAAGGTTATCTTTTTTAGATGGAGTTTTGGAGATTAGAAAAATGCCAGGGAAAAAACACGAAACTATCAAAAAACGTATTGCTTCTTTAGTAGAAATTTATTTAGAATTTTTGGGATTAGATTTTACTCCTACTGGTTCTGTCACCCTAGAAAATGAATTTGAAAAGGTTAAAAGAGAAGGTGATAAATCCTATGAGTTGGGAGCCAATAGAAAACATCCTGATTTAGTGATTGAGGTGGTTGTTAGTAGTGGAGGAATTAATAAACTGGAAGCATACAAACGCTTACAAATTCCCGAAGTTTGGTTTTGGATGAATGATGAGTTATTGTTTTATAGTTTAGGAAATGAGGGATATGAAGCTGTTAGTAAATCGCAACTTTTACCGAGTTTAGATGTAGGCTTATTGATGCGCTGTATTAATACAGAAAATCATGCTCAAGCACTGCGGGAATTTAGAGCAGGGATAAAAATTATTGAATCAACATAA
- the hemE gene encoding uroporphyrinogen decarboxylase — translation MTDSPEIPYLLRAAKGEILPRPPVWMMRQAGRYMQIYRELRDKYPSFRERSENADLAIEISLQPWRAFQPDGVIMFSDILTPLAGIGIPFDIIESKGPIIDSPIRTQAQVDQLNPLDPDQSLPFIKTILKTLRQEVGNKSTVLGFVGAPWTLAAYAVEGKGSKSYSVIKGMAFSEPSVLHQFLDKLADMIATYVRYQIDCGAQVVQMFDSWAGQLTPQDYDVFALPYQQKVVRLVKETHPDTPLILYISGSAGVLERMAKSGVDIISVDWTVDMAEARQRLGKAMMVQGNIDPGVLFGSQSFIRERIIDTIRKAGNQGHILNLGHGVLVGTPEDNVRFFFETAKGFSYQ, via the coding sequence ATGACTGACTCCCCTGAAATACCTTATTTATTACGCGCTGCCAAAGGAGAAATCTTACCCCGTCCTCCCGTGTGGATGATGAGACAAGCAGGACGTTATATGCAGATTTATCGAGAATTGCGGGATAAATACCCCAGTTTTCGGGAAAGATCGGAAAATGCCGATTTAGCGATCGAAATCTCCCTGCAACCTTGGCGTGCTTTTCAACCGGATGGGGTGATCATGTTCTCCGATATCCTCACTCCCTTGGCGGGAATCGGTATTCCCTTTGATATTATCGAAAGTAAGGGGCCGATTATCGATTCTCCCATTCGTACTCAAGCGCAGGTGGACCAACTTAATCCCCTCGATCCCGATCAGTCTTTACCTTTTATCAAAACGATTTTAAAAACCCTGCGTCAAGAGGTGGGAAATAAATCCACTGTCCTCGGTTTTGTCGGAGCGCCTTGGACTTTAGCAGCCTATGCAGTGGAAGGGAAAGGTTCTAAAAGTTATTCTGTGATTAAAGGGATGGCTTTTTCGGAACCCTCGGTACTGCACCAATTTTTAGATAAATTAGCGGATATGATCGCCACCTATGTCCGTTATCAAATTGATTGTGGGGCGCAAGTGGTACAAATGTTCGACTCTTGGGCGGGTCAATTAACTCCCCAAGATTACGATGTTTTTGCCTTACCCTATCAACAAAAAGTAGTTCGTTTGGTGAAAGAAACCCATCCCGATACACCCTTAATTCTCTACATTAGTGGCAGCGCCGGCGTTTTGGAAAGAATGGCTAAATCGGGGGTTGATATTATTAGCGTCGATTGGACTGTCGATATGGCGGAAGCGAGACAGCGTTTAGGTAAAGCGATGATGGTTCAAGGTAATATCGATCCGGGGGTTTTATTCGGTTCCCAGTCCTTTATTCGCGAGCGGATTATTGATACTATTCGTAAAGCGGGTAATCAAGGTCATATTCTTAATTTAGGTCATGGTGTTTTGGTGGGAACTCCTGAAGATAACGTGCGTTTCTTCTTTGAAACTGCTAAAGGATTTAGTTATCAATAA